A single window of Martelella sp. NC20 DNA harbors:
- a CDS encoding SDR family NAD(P)-dependent oxidoreductase, whose protein sequence is MTKRLENKIALITGSSRGIGRAAALAFAKEGAALIGVHYTANAEAANATLRDIEALGVKAVGVKADLREGKDAADSLWAQFGEAARAETGSAALDILVNNAGIAPALPLKQTSEAAFDEVMAINYKAPFFLIQAVADHIRDDGRIINVSTGFTRIAAPTHPAYAASKGALETLTLALAPEFAARGITVNAVLPGVTETDMNAAWLASPDARAGAEALSVFSRVGKPEDVADVIAFLASNDARWTTGQMIDATGGARI, encoded by the coding sequence ATGACCAAGAGACTGGAAAACAAGATAGCCCTCATCACCGGAAGTTCGCGCGGCATCGGCCGGGCGGCGGCACTTGCCTTCGCGAAGGAAGGCGCGGCACTGATCGGCGTGCACTACACCGCCAACGCGGAGGCGGCCAATGCCACGCTTCGCGACATCGAGGCGCTCGGGGTCAAGGCGGTTGGTGTCAAGGCTGACTTGCGAGAGGGCAAGGACGCGGCCGATAGCCTTTGGGCACAGTTCGGCGAAGCCGCCCGTGCCGAGACGGGTTCCGCCGCTCTCGACATTCTTGTGAACAACGCCGGCATCGCGCCCGCCCTGCCGTTGAAGCAGACGAGCGAAGCTGCTTTCGACGAAGTGATGGCCATCAACTACAAGGCGCCATTCTTCCTGATCCAGGCAGTGGCCGACCATATTCGCGACGATGGCCGCATCATCAATGTGTCCACCGGCTTCACCCGGATCGCGGCGCCGACACATCCGGCCTATGCGGCCTCCAAGGGGGCGTTGGAGACATTGACACTGGCGCTGGCGCCAGAATTTGCAGCGCGTGGAATTACGGTCAATGCCGTGCTGCCGGGTGTCACGGAGACGGATATGAATGCCGCGTGGCTGGCATCGCCGGATGCGCGCGCCGGCGCCGAAGCCCTCTCGGTCTTCTCACGTGTCGGAAAGCCGGAAGACGTCGCCGACGTCATCGCCTTCCTCGCATCGAACGATGCGCGCTGGACGACGGGTCAGATGATTGATGCGACCGGTGGCGCCCGGATCTGA
- the lsrF gene encoding 3-hydroxy-5-phosphonooxypentane-2,4-dione thiolase, with protein MADLDDIKDGKDWGRERPADTSRFFLKGNAHHDWGMKARLSQVFRPDTGRTVMLAFDHGYFQGPTTGLERLDLTIAPLAEHADVLMCTRGGLRSSIPPEVRKPVVLRCSAGNSILTELSNELVSVEIDDAIRLGATAMAAQVYIGAEYEHKSIANVVKLIDTGTRYGIPTMAVTGVGKSMARDARYFGLATRIAAEVGAQFVKSYYVDEGFERITLGCPVPIVIAGGKKLPEREALEMAYRAIDQGAAGVDMGRNVFQSTDPVAMLTALAAVVHEGRTGEEGYELFQDLRNKTTD; from the coding sequence ATGGCAGATCTGGACGATATCAAGGACGGCAAGGACTGGGGACGGGAGCGGCCGGCGGATACCTCGCGCTTCTTTCTAAAAGGCAATGCGCATCACGATTGGGGCATGAAGGCGCGTCTTTCGCAGGTTTTTCGTCCTGACACGGGCCGCACGGTCATGCTCGCCTTCGATCACGGCTATTTCCAGGGGCCCACCACCGGTCTCGAACGGCTCGATCTGACGATCGCACCCCTTGCCGAGCATGCCGATGTTTTGATGTGCACGCGGGGCGGCCTGCGCAGCTCAATTCCGCCTGAAGTCCGCAAGCCTGTCGTTCTGCGCTGCTCTGCCGGCAACTCGATCCTGACCGAGCTTTCCAATGAGCTTGTCAGCGTGGAAATTGATGACGCAATCCGTCTGGGTGCGACCGCAATGGCGGCGCAGGTCTATATCGGCGCGGAATATGAACACAAGTCCATCGCCAATGTCGTGAAGCTGATCGATACCGGCACCCGCTATGGTATCCCGACCATGGCCGTCACCGGAGTCGGAAAGTCGATGGCGCGTGATGCACGCTATTTCGGCCTTGCCACCCGCATCGCCGCCGAAGTTGGCGCGCAATTCGTCAAGTCCTACTACGTTGACGAAGGGTTTGAGCGCATCACCCTTGGTTGCCCGGTGCCAATCGTAATTGCCGGCGGCAAGAAGCTGCCGGAACGCGAAGCGCTTGAAATGGCATACCGCGCCATCGACCAGGGCGCAGCCGGCGTCGATATGGGGCGCAATGTTTTCCAGTCAACAGATCCGGTAGCCATGCTGACCGCGCTCGCCGCTGTCGTGCATGAGGGGCGAACCGGCGAAGAAGGCTACGAGCTGTTCCAGGATCTGCGGAACAAGACGACGGATTGA
- a CDS encoding SRPBCC family protein, translating to MSDDPARASRISSIIISMIHDYSGKVQVIPITDGNRALVHWCGTFSIREGDPDEVKAWVQGIYQRDIEDMRAYFAGS from the coding sequence ATGAGCGACGATCCGGCGCGCGCCTCCCGCATCTCCTCCATCATCATTTCGATGATCCATGACTATAGCGGCAAGGTTCAGGTCATCCCGATCACCGATGGCAACCGCGCGCTTGTCCACTGGTGCGGCACCTTCTCGATCCGCGAAGGCGATCCTGACGAAGTCAAAGCCTGGGTCCAGGGCATCTACCAGCGCGACATAGAGGATATGCGGGCCTATTTCGCCGGATCCTGA
- a CDS encoding SDR family NAD(P)-dependent oxidoreductase yields the protein MKASGYDLGTMGVEGFTALELPALLALAELESLSDSDMVAEVKRARLDPQAAAASIEAIVHALVPAPYVDHSHADGVLTISNSVNGTALLREIYGPRVIILPYVKPGFDLARQMREAILSSGLAETDAIILEHHGVFTWGETARESYDRMVAICARAEGWLSEHVPSLPKAGETETDPVAIADLRGRVSRMAGRAMISRPSTALPVDEIEEIGRLSRNGTLTPEHVIHNKPFPVVVGGDIELALENFASEYRAYVERGNDDDLQPLPPHPHWAILPDGAVRSFGSVLARADVSADVAAANLTALRRAARLGGWQGLDENDLRALEYWELEQAKLRAQGTPPPLAGKIAVIGGCATGIGRATAVALRDRGAVVVGLDINPDVERFMNRPDFRGVTVDLTDEAEVTAALRHTVADFGGIDILVSNVGIFRAGATIEVLEAAAWDASLAVNLTSHRKLLKQAIPFLRHGVDPSVVFIGSRNVMAPGAGAAAYSVSKAGLTQLMRVAALELAPEGIRVNAIHPDGVFDTDLWTPEALATSARRYGLTIEQYKARNLMQTEVVSRDVARAVAALADQGNGGDQSGCRRSPDGTFTEDRR from the coding sequence GTGAAGGCCAGCGGTTACGATCTGGGCACGATGGGCGTCGAGGGCTTCACCGCGCTTGAGCTTCCCGCCCTTTTGGCGCTGGCCGAGCTCGAAAGTCTGTCCGATAGCGACATGGTTGCCGAGGTCAAGCGGGCGCGTCTTGATCCGCAAGCCGCGGCCGCCTCTATCGAGGCCATCGTTCATGCTCTCGTTCCCGCGCCCTATGTTGATCATTCTCATGCTGACGGCGTGCTGACGATTTCCAACAGCGTCAACGGCACAGCCTTGTTGCGCGAGATTTACGGGCCGCGCGTTATCATACTGCCATATGTAAAGCCGGGATTTGATCTGGCGCGGCAGATGCGTGAAGCGATTCTCTCGTCCGGGTTGGCCGAGACCGATGCGATCATCCTCGAGCATCACGGTGTTTTCACCTGGGGCGAGACCGCGCGTGAAAGCTATGATCGCATGGTGGCGATCTGCGCGCGGGCGGAGGGATGGCTCTCAGAGCATGTTCCGTCCTTGCCGAAGGCGGGAGAAACAGAGACCGATCCCGTCGCGATTGCCGACCTGCGTGGCCGCGTCAGCCGAATGGCCGGACGCGCCATGATCTCGCGGCCCTCGACCGCCCTGCCGGTCGACGAGATCGAAGAAATCGGCAGGCTGTCCCGCAACGGCACACTGACCCCCGAGCATGTCATTCACAACAAGCCGTTCCCAGTTGTCGTCGGCGGCGACATCGAACTGGCGCTCGAGAACTTCGCTTCTGAATACCGCGCCTATGTCGAGCGCGGCAATGATGACGACCTGCAGCCGCTGCCGCCGCATCCCCATTGGGCAATCCTGCCCGACGGCGCGGTGCGCAGCTTCGGGTCGGTGCTGGCGCGGGCGGATGTTTCCGCCGATGTCGCAGCAGCCAATTTGACGGCCCTGCGTCGCGCCGCCCGTCTCGGCGGCTGGCAGGGACTGGACGAAAACGATCTGCGGGCGCTCGAATACTGGGAGCTGGAGCAAGCGAAGCTGCGCGCGCAGGGCACACCGCCGCCGCTTGCGGGGAAGATTGCGGTGATCGGCGGATGCGCCACCGGCATCGGTCGTGCGACGGCGGTAGCATTGCGCGACCGTGGCGCGGTCGTGGTCGGGCTTGATATCAATCCCGACGTCGAGAGGTTCATGAACCGTCCGGATTTCAGAGGCGTGACAGTTGATCTCACCGACGAAGCGGAGGTGACCGCCGCATTGCGGCATACGGTGGCCGACTTCGGCGGCATTGACATCCTTGTTTCCAACGTGGGGATATTCCGCGCCGGAGCGACTATCGAAGTGCTTGAGGCCGCGGCGTGGGACGCATCCCTGGCGGTGAACCTGACGTCGCACCGTAAGCTCTTGAAACAGGCGATCCCGTTCCTGCGCCACGGCGTCGATCCGAGCGTGGTCTTTATAGGCTCGCGCAATGTCATGGCTCCGGGCGCCGGCGCGGCCGCCTATTCCGTCTCCAAGGCCGGGCTGACGCAGTTGATGCGGGTGGCCGCCCTAGAGCTGGCGCCCGAGGGGATCAGGGTCAACGCCATCCATCCCGACGGGGTCTTCGATACCGATCTGTGGACGCCGGAGGCGCTGGCGACATCGGCGCGTCGTTACGGACTGACGATCGAGCAGTACAAGGCGCGCAACCTGATGCAGACCGAGGTTGTGTCACGGGACGTCGCGCGCGCTGTCGCGGCACTGGCGGACCAGGGTAACGGTGGTGATCAGTCGGGCTGTCGAAGATCACCTGATGGAACGTTCACCGAAGACCGACGATGA
- a CDS encoding ABC transporter ATP-binding protein, translating into MTGQQPPLIASRDLSKHFTVGKTMRPGSGRTLYAVDDITLEVHQGETLGLVGESGSGKSTLGRCLTRLYDPTSGTLEFDGKDITRVGERGLLPVRRRMQMIFQDPSASLNPKRRVREIVGEAVRVHGIRKSGAVNDWLEELMDIVGLRAEYLDRYPHEFSGGQRQRIGIARALAVEPELIVADEPVSALDVSVQAQIVNLFSDLRERLNLTYIFIAHDLAVVRQVSSRVAVMYLGSLVEIGETDALYREPRHPYTQALLSAVPQAENRGKRQRILLEGEIPSPLDPPKGCKFSTRCPFAADRCRSERPKLRDFGDGHQVACHYPLGATGD; encoded by the coding sequence ATGACAGGCCAGCAACCGCCGCTGATTGCCTCCCGCGATCTTTCAAAGCACTTTACCGTCGGCAAGACCATGCGGCCCGGTTCGGGCCGGACGCTCTATGCCGTGGACGACATCACGCTCGAAGTCCATCAGGGCGAAACGCTCGGGCTTGTGGGCGAGTCCGGATCCGGAAAATCCACGCTCGGCCGTTGCCTGACGCGGCTTTACGATCCGACTTCGGGAACGCTGGAATTCGATGGCAAGGACATCACGCGCGTGGGCGAACGCGGGCTCCTGCCGGTGCGCCGGCGGATGCAGATGATCTTCCAGGACCCATCGGCCTCGCTCAACCCGAAGCGGCGCGTGCGCGAGATCGTGGGTGAGGCCGTGCGGGTTCACGGCATCCGCAAGAGCGGCGCGGTCAATGACTGGCTCGAAGAGCTTATGGATATCGTCGGCCTGCGCGCGGAATATCTCGACCGCTATCCGCACGAATTTTCCGGCGGACAGCGCCAGCGTATCGGCATTGCCCGCGCGCTTGCGGTCGAACCGGAGCTGATCGTTGCCGACGAGCCGGTCTCCGCGCTGGATGTGTCCGTTCAGGCCCAGATCGTCAACCTGTTCTCGGACCTGCGCGAGCGGCTGAACCTCACCTATATCTTCATCGCGCATGATCTGGCGGTGGTGCGGCAGGTGTCGTCGCGGGTTGCGGTGATGTATCTCGGCTCGCTGGTGGAAATCGGCGAAACCGATGCGCTCTATCGCGAGCCCCGCCATCCCTATACCCAGGCTCTCCTATCCGCGGTTCCGCAGGCGGAAAACCGCGGCAAGCGCCAGCGCATTCTGCTGGAAGGCGAAATTCCAAGCCCGCTCGACCCGCCGAAGGGCTGCAAGTTTTCCACCCGCTGTCCGTTTGCCGCCGATCGCTGCCGCTCCGAGCGACCAAAATTGCGGGATTTCGGTGATGGCCATCAGGTGGCCTGCCACTATCCCCTCGGCGCCACTGGAGATTAG
- a CDS encoding glutathione S-transferase N-terminal domain-containing protein: MKLFYYPGACSLADHIALIEAGLAYKLVSIDREKRTEDGRDFLALNPKGYIPAIEMDDGTILTENQVILAYIAEESGKLLPEDRMLRWQTFEALAFMSSEIHGAYAPFFRDFPEPEKQRVREKIGKAFALLADQMGDKAFLISNEMTIADCYLFWILMVAPKSDVDLPVNLQNCLDRMKAMPSVIRALAEEGLS, translated from the coding sequence GTGAAGCTGTTTTATTATCCCGGCGCCTGCAGCCTGGCCGATCACATAGCGCTTATCGAGGCCGGGCTTGCCTATAAGCTCGTCAGCATCGATCGCGAAAAAAGGACCGAGGACGGTCGCGATTTTCTGGCGCTCAACCCGAAGGGCTACATTCCGGCCATTGAAATGGACGACGGAACGATCCTGACGGAGAACCAGGTCATCCTGGCCTATATCGCTGAAGAAAGCGGCAAGCTCCTACCCGAAGATCGCATGCTGAGGTGGCAGACATTCGAGGCGCTCGCCTTCATGTCCAGCGAAATCCATGGAGCTTACGCCCCGTTCTTCAGGGATTTCCCCGAACCGGAAAAGCAGCGCGTCCGCGAGAAGATCGGGAAGGCCTTCGCACTTCTCGCCGATCAGATGGGCGACAAGGCATTCCTGATCAGCAACGAGATGACGATTGCCGACTGCTATCTCTTCTGGATCCTGATGGTAGCGCCAAAGAGCGACGTTGATCTGCCCGTAAATCTACAAAATTGCCTGGATCGGATGAAGGCAATGCCCTCCGTCATCCGGGCGCTTGCGGAGGAAGGATTGAGCTGA
- a CDS encoding TetR/AcrR family transcriptional regulator yields the protein MSNPVRKRGRPRALDRDVGLDIAARLFWERGYEGTSTADLTKAMGINPPTLYSMFGSKEELYRQALEFSTARESSRRMEILASPLPAYDALRQYLYDIADGDTQPDKPRGCMVSTAVLQHAEENASVAQMTAALREASMQTLKTRFDRAVEQDELPPQTDTETLARFYGAIIQGMSAQACDGACNARLKQLIDLALTAWPGKHGA from the coding sequence ATGTCGAATCCAGTTCGCAAACGGGGCAGACCGCGCGCGCTCGATCGCGACGTGGGCCTCGACATCGCGGCACGCCTGTTCTGGGAACGCGGCTATGAAGGAACCTCGACCGCCGACCTCACGAAGGCCATGGGGATCAATCCGCCGACGCTCTATTCCATGTTCGGCTCAAAGGAGGAACTGTACCGTCAGGCGCTCGAGTTCAGCACCGCCCGCGAAAGCAGCCGCCGGATGGAAATCTTAGCATCCCCTCTTCCAGCTTACGACGCCCTCAGGCAGTACCTCTACGATATCGCTGATGGAGACACTCAGCCCGACAAGCCGCGAGGTTGTATGGTCTCGACAGCCGTCCTGCAGCATGCGGAAGAAAACGCATCCGTCGCGCAGATGACAGCGGCCTTGCGGGAAGCATCGATGCAGACCCTCAAAACCCGATTTGACCGGGCGGTCGAACAAGACGAATTGCCGCCGCAAACCGACACCGAGACGCTCGCGCGCTTCTATGGCGCGATTATCCAGGGCATGTCGGCACAGGCCTGCGATGGCGCCTGCAATGCGCGGCTGAAGCAGCTGATCGATCTCGCGCTCACGGCCTGGCCCGGGAAGCATGGCGCCTGA
- a CDS encoding ABC transporter permease translates to MFFAILQRLGQMIFVMFGISALVFLIFFATPGSDPAARIAGRNAAQETVQAIRKDFGFDKPLPVQYVIMMKKLFVTRDLTSFVNRGLEVVPQVMRAAPITLSLVFGAAVLWVFGSIVVGVLAAMYRDTVIDKGLMILALIGVSMPVFWLGELMNLVSQSRFHDTWLFSWVPGLGYKPFFDGPWLWFKTLVIPWFTLAALYIGIYGRVLRANLVEAYQEDYVRTARAKGLSPGRVMLQHALRMSMIPFVTMFGLDFGVLVGGAALLTEVVFGLNGVGRLTYQAMLNLDLPMILATVMYASFFVVVTNAIVDIVYVVIDPRVRGR, encoded by the coding sequence ATGTTTTTTGCAATCCTCCAGCGCCTCGGCCAGATGATCTTCGTGATGTTCGGCATTTCGGCGCTCGTGTTCCTGATCTTCTTCGCAACGCCCGGCTCCGATCCTGCCGCGCGTATTGCGGGGCGCAATGCCGCGCAGGAAACGGTTCAGGCGATCCGCAAGGATTTCGGTTTCGACAAGCCACTGCCCGTTCAATATGTGATCATGATGAAGAAGTTGTTCGTCACCCGCGATTTGACCTCCTTCGTCAATCGCGGGCTGGAGGTTGTGCCGCAGGTGATGCGCGCCGCCCCAATCACGCTGTCGCTGGTGTTTGGAGCGGCGGTGCTATGGGTGTTCGGGTCAATCGTGGTCGGAGTTCTGGCGGCGATGTACCGCGATACGGTGATCGACAAGGGCCTGATGATCCTCGCGCTCATCGGCGTGTCGATGCCGGTGTTCTGGCTTGGCGAACTGATGAACCTGGTTTCCCAGAGCCGCTTTCATGACACATGGCTTTTCTCCTGGGTGCCGGGCCTCGGCTACAAGCCGTTCTTCGATGGTCCCTGGCTGTGGTTCAAGACCCTGGTGATCCCGTGGTTCACGCTGGCCGCCCTCTACATCGGCATCTATGGCCGCGTTCTGAGGGCCAATCTGGTGGAGGCCTATCAGGAAGACTATGTCCGCACCGCCCGCGCCAAGGGTCTGTCGCCCGGCCGCGTCATGCTGCAACATGCGCTCAGGATGTCGATGATCCCGTTCGTGACCATGTTCGGCCTCGATTTCGGCGTTCTCGTCGGTGGCGCCGCGTTGTTGACGGAGGTCGTGTTCGGTCTCAATGGAGTCGGCCGCCTGACCTATCAGGCCATGCTCAATCTCGATCTGCCAATGATCCTCGCCACCGTGATGTACGCTTCGTTCTTTGTCGTTGTCACCAATGCCATTGTCGACATCGTCTATGTTGTCATAGATCCGCGGGTAAGGGGGCGCTGA
- a CDS encoding ABC transporter ATP-binding protein: MEKSANATLLDVQGLSVSFATDRGRMKAIDDVSFHVEKGEILSIVGESGSGKSVTLLSLLGLNDPRTTFVEGSVAFQGKRLLELPDRALRRLRGKEIGLISQDPMTALTPVYTIGWQIAEQIRTHENVSKKAARLRAVELLASVGLPNPNEAVDRYPHQLSGGMRQRAVIAMALSCSPSLLVADEPTTALDVTVQAQVLDLLLKLRDEFGSAIILITHDMGVVAEVADRVHVMYAGRMVEKGTTAEVFDQPMHPYSWGLMASIPPLYGEKLARLPSIPGMPPTPQQAPVGCGFAPRCRFARPECAARPPTRRDGNHTALCVLEGAERAAARRAVLGHEVDA; this comes from the coding sequence ATGGAAAAGAGCGCAAACGCGACGCTGCTTGATGTGCAGGGCCTGTCGGTATCCTTTGCCACCGACCGGGGCCGGATGAAGGCCATCGACGACGTGTCTTTCCATGTCGAGAAAGGAGAAATCCTGTCGATCGTTGGCGAGTCCGGATCGGGGAAATCGGTGACCTTGCTGTCGTTGCTCGGCCTCAACGATCCCAGGACCACCTTCGTCGAGGGCTCCGTCGCCTTTCAGGGCAAACGTCTGCTCGAACTGCCGGACCGGGCGTTGCGCCGGTTGCGCGGCAAGGAAATCGGCCTGATCTCGCAGGATCCGATGACGGCGCTGACGCCGGTCTACACAATTGGCTGGCAGATTGCCGAGCAGATCCGGACCCACGAGAATGTGTCGAAGAAGGCTGCACGTCTGCGCGCGGTGGAACTCCTTGCCTCGGTGGGCCTTCCCAATCCGAACGAGGCGGTCGACCGCTATCCGCATCAGCTTTCCGGCGGCATGCGTCAGCGCGCCGTCATCGCGATGGCGCTGTCCTGCAGTCCGTCTCTTCTGGTTGCCGACGAACCGACGACGGCGCTTGACGTGACCGTGCAGGCGCAGGTTCTGGATCTGCTTTTGAAACTGCGCGACGAATTCGGTTCCGCGATCATCCTCATCACCCATGATATGGGCGTGGTCGCCGAAGTCGCGGACCGGGTCCATGTCATGTATGCCGGGCGGATGGTGGAAAAGGGAACGACGGCGGAGGTCTTCGACCAGCCGATGCATCCCTACAGTTGGGGTCTGATGGCTTCCATCCCGCCGCTTTACGGTGAAAAGCTGGCACGGCTTCCCTCGATCCCCGGAATGCCGCCCACCCCGCAACAGGCGCCTGTCGGCTGCGGTTTTGCCCCGCGCTGTCGCTTTGCCAGGCCTGAATGCGCGGCCCGTCCGCCAACCCGTCGGGATGGCAATCATACAGCACTCTGTGTGCTCGAAGGCGCCGAGCGCGCCGCCGCGCGACGCGCCGTTCTAGGCCATGAGGTGGACGCATGA
- a CDS encoding helix-turn-helix transcriptional regulator yields MMMEEMREARAGSSLMAQQLSHMILVQALRLHVEEQGADETGWLAALADPHIGPSIRAIHAEPARAWTSETLARQVGVSRTVFAQRFKRKVGTTPIAYLTRWRMMLAGERLIETSDSVAEIATSLGYTSEHAFAAAFKREMGCPPRRYFRETSGLPRL; encoded by the coding sequence ATGATGATGGAGGAGATGCGGGAGGCGCGCGCCGGATCGTCGCTCATGGCGCAACAGCTTTCGCATATGATACTGGTCCAGGCGCTGCGTCTTCATGTGGAGGAACAAGGCGCTGATGAGACCGGCTGGCTTGCCGCACTCGCCGATCCGCATATCGGCCCGTCGATCCGCGCAATTCACGCGGAGCCTGCTCGTGCCTGGACATCGGAGACCCTGGCCCGGCAGGTTGGCGTGTCGCGCACCGTCTTTGCGCAGCGGTTCAAGCGGAAGGTCGGCACGACGCCGATCGCCTATCTCACCCGCTGGCGCATGATGCTGGCCGGCGAACGGCTGATCGAAACCAGCGACAGTGTTGCCGAAATCGCGACATCGCTGGGATATACGTCGGAACACGCCTTCGCTGCGGCGTTCAAACGTGAAATGGGTTGTCCGCCGCGTCGCTACTTTCGGGAGACCAGCGGATTGCCGCGTCTGTGA
- a CDS encoding type 1 periplasmic-binding domain-containing protein, which produces MLIDTYDPKLVHYGNWEPSSGYEKTHELMKLPDPPDGIFCANDLMAIGCLEVFKELGKSIIVGLR; this is translated from the coding sequence ATGCTTATTGACACCTATGATCCGAAGCTGGTCCATTACGGCAACTGGGAACCCTCGTCGGGGTATGAAAAGACCCATGAACTGATGAAGCTTCCCGACCCGCCCGATGGAATTTTCTGCGCCAATGACCTGATGGCGATCGGTTGTCTGGAGGTGTTCAAGGAACTCGGAAAGTCGATCATCGTCGGTCTTCGGTGA
- a CDS encoding DeoR/GlpR family DNA-binding transcription regulator — MSDHNNLDVDTEATPSKAERRRTKIVQFLMSGSSIQIRDLAEMLDVSLMTVHRDLSVLEAEGLARRLRGSVSAEKSLLFESSYNYRGRKNVEDKKRLARAAIAHLEPGNAVMIDDSTTTFHLTDYLDEVSPLTVVTNAAPILERLRQTPDIDLVSTGGRYHPGYHGYFGANCEKAMRSYHVDVAILSTTTIQGLSLYTPDEIVVRAKQTMMQVARRRILLADATKFQFSALNYVAEITDFDLVILTGDIPSKELELIRASNVNVEIV; from the coding sequence ATGAGCGATCATAACAATTTGGACGTCGACACCGAGGCAACGCCCTCCAAGGCGGAACGGCGACGGACCAAAATCGTCCAGTTTCTGATGAGCGGTTCATCGATCCAGATCCGGGATCTGGCCGAAATGCTCGACGTCAGTCTGATGACTGTCCATCGCGACCTATCCGTTCTGGAAGCGGAAGGCCTCGCGCGCAGATTGCGCGGATCAGTTTCAGCAGAAAAGTCGCTATTGTTCGAGAGCAGCTACAACTACCGCGGACGCAAGAATGTGGAGGACAAGAAGCGGCTCGCACGCGCGGCTATCGCTCATCTTGAGCCCGGAAATGCTGTCATGATCGACGACAGCACCACCACATTCCACCTTACCGACTACCTTGATGAGGTCTCGCCGTTAACCGTCGTCACCAATGCCGCGCCGATCCTTGAGCGGCTGCGGCAAACACCGGACATCGATCTGGTATCGACGGGCGGACGCTATCACCCGGGCTATCACGGCTATTTCGGAGCCAATTGCGAAAAAGCCATGCGCTCCTATCATGTGGACGTAGCGATCCTGTCGACGACCACGATCCAGGGGCTATCGCTCTATACGCCCGACGAAATCGTTGTCCGCGCCAAACAGACGATGATGCAGGTCGCCCGACGGCGGATTCTGCTCGCCGATGCGACCAAATTTCAGTTCAGCGCCCTGAACTATGTCGCAGAAATCACCGATTTCGACCTCGTGATCCTGACTGGCGACATACCATCCAAAGAACTCGAGTTAATTCGCGCATCGAACGTGAATGTCGAGATCGTCTAG
- a CDS encoding winged helix-turn-helix transcriptional regulator → MDMTVEPAGVDCRAVSEILSRIGDKWTIQVVVALRSGPHRFNEIKRRVGGISQQMLTRTLKTLERDGMIDRIVRHTSPPQVEYALTPLGHSLSDSARRLADWAAAHREAIADNRIRYDNRKP, encoded by the coding sequence ATGGATATGACTGTCGAGCCAGCCGGCGTCGACTGCCGCGCCGTAAGCGAGATCCTCAGCCGCATCGGCGACAAGTGGACGATCCAGGTGGTCGTCGCGCTTCGCTCGGGCCCACACCGCTTCAACGAAATCAAGCGGCGCGTGGGCGGCATTTCGCAACAGATGCTGACCAGAACGCTCAAGACGCTGGAACGCGACGGCATGATCGACCGCATAGTGCGCCACACCAGTCCGCCGCAGGTCGAATACGCCCTGACGCCGCTCGGACATTCCTTGTCCGACTCGGCAAGGCGTCTCGCCGATTGGGCAGCGGCCCACCGTGAAGCTATCGCAGACAATCGCATCCGTTACGACAACCGTAAGCCTTGA